The following coding sequences are from one Gossypium hirsutum isolate 1008001.06 chromosome A12, Gossypium_hirsutum_v2.1, whole genome shotgun sequence window:
- the LOC107919799 gene encoding uncharacterized protein: MKRHDIDYLVGDFVFLMVSPGKKVLRFGRKGKLSPRFIGSYQILKRVGPVAYRLELSPELDRIHDVFHDLMWRRYRSDPSHIVLVEEIEVRPDLTFEEELVKILDRDVKILRRKSILLVKVLWQNHVTEEAT, encoded by the coding sequence ATGAAGAGGCATGATATTGATTACTTGGTGGGGGACTTCGTGTTTCTTATGGTTTCTCCAGGGAAGAAAGTTCTGAGattcggtcgtaagggcaagttgagccctaggttcattgggtcgTATCAGATTCTGAAGCGTGTAGGACCGGTTGCTTATCGGTTGGAGCTATCTCCAGAGTTAGAccgtatccatgatgtgtttcacgatTTGATGTGGAGGCGGTATCGGTCTGACCCATCTCACATTGTCTTAGTTGAGgaaattgaggttaggccagatttgacttttgaggaagagctgGTTAAGATTCTAGATCGAGACGTTAAGATTCTAAGGAGGAAGTCCATATTgttagtgaaggttctgtggcagaatcatgTCACTGAGGAAGCTACGTGA